One genomic window of Daphnia pulex isolate KAP4 chromosome 12, ASM2113471v1 includes the following:
- the LOC124208597 gene encoding protein eva-1-like isoform X1, with amino-acid sequence MMVSEALWSVRSKRTGGGSSGRRTIRHSGGCLTPWLLLFLLAASSSNADNLALLSGTLRTIQRAACDGETLTLRCPLGTAVSIQLAQYGRPAPGVALCSQQQHPPDPPALASIDGNQLQQQQHNSINETCTLTPQMQHALLQTVVEACMKKRHCKFTTSPGNGKDTTAVVVPASPSCPGQPPKFVEVAYKCRPLEFRSKIICENETIQLKCKRNARIAIYSATFGRVQFQSAQCLQPPGIEDETCEASFSTETVMQMCHGKRRCTLNASSSTFGNPCSPQSHLYLRVVYTCVSRRILKDHYQGELEEDEAPDHQNSFDNEDLMSENSFESEDYAEPVSSATPIPPRHVAAQDDASNYDNANNYRTTDRPFGDQQAKRGGFIGDAGVVVHVDDMLGDIGSDGGRRHQEWPQPSERDHNNGRHDNTQSHPSQQNVFGFITDWITSVSFMKENQEKFILYLTLSIAAGILVVLTLLIARMWWQKRRGRREAKSLHSSDPIPAFADDVSDVDNDIDLTSLSLPPPPPLLSELTSLNGTMNSGPVPSAEGVYSAQYGYSGQHGVAGTIRRSTVEEGDTHPRSFIRNGNNSHYYYG; translated from the exons CTCTGCTGTCGGGCACTTTGCGAACTATTCAGCGGGCGGCCTGCGATGGTGAAACGCTGACGCTTCGATGTCCCTTGGGCACGGCCGTTTCCATCCAACTGGCCCAGTACGGAAGGCCAGCTCCGGGCGTGGCACTCTgctcccaacaacaacacccacCCGATCCGCCCGCTTTGGCCTCCATAGACGGCAATCaattacagcagcagcagcacaattCGATTAACGAAACCTGCACGTTGACTCCTCAGATGCAG CACGCGCTACTCCAAACTGTAGTCGAAGCCTGCATGAAGAAGAGACACTGCAAGTTTACCACGTCGCCGGGCAACGGCAAAGACACGACGGCGGTTGTGGTCCCGGCCTCGCCGTCGTGTCCCGGCCAGCCGCCCAAGTTTGTCGAAGTTGCGTACAAGTGTCGCCCGCTTGAATTTCGTAGCAAAATCATTTGCGAGAACGAGACGATCCAGTTGAAATGCAAAAGGAACGCCCGCATCGCCATCTATTCGGCCACTTTTGGGCGGGTCCAATTTCAAAGCGCCCAGTGCCTCCAGCCGCCCGGAATCGAGGATGAAA CTTGCGAGGCCAGCTTTTCGACCGAGACGGTGATGCAAATGTGTCACGGCAAGCGTAGGTGCACGCTCAACGCTTCTTCGTCGACGTTCGGTAATCCGTGCAGTCCCCAATCTCATCTCTACCTACGTGTCGTCTACACTTGCG TTTCGCGGAGGATATTGAAGGATCACTACCAAGGCGAGCTGGAAGAGGATGAAGCGCCGGACCACCAGAATTCGTTCGATAACGAAGACTTGATGAGTGAGAACTCGTTCGAGTCGGAAGACTACGCCGAGCCCGTCTCGTCTGCCACTCCGATTCCGCCTCGACACGTTGCAGCCCAGGACGACGCCAGTAACTATGACAACGCCAACAACTACCGAACGACTGACCGACCATTCGGCGACCAGCAAGCCAAACGCGGAGGATTTatcg GCGATGCCGGCGTCGTCGTCCATGTTGACGACATGTTAGGGGATATCGGAAGTGACGGCGGCCGTCGCCATCAGGAATGGCCCCAACCTTCCGAGCGGGACCACAATAACGGACGACACGACAACACGCAATCCCATCCATCACAGCAGAACGTCTTTGGTTTCATCACAGATTGGATCACCTCTGTGTCTTTTATGAAAG AGAATCAAGAGAAATTCATCTTGTATCTGACGCTGAGCATTGCGGCCGGAATTCTTGTGGTGTTGACGCTGCTGATTGCCCGGATGTGGTGGCAGAAACGGCGCGGAAGGCGGGAAGCCAAATCGCTTCATTCATCTGATCCCATCCCGGCCTTTGCTGACGACGTTAGCGACGTGGATAACGACATTGATTTGACTAGTTTATCGTTgccgcctcctccgccgctCCTCTCCGAACTCACCAGCTTGAACGGAACGATGAATAGCGGGCCGGTGCCCAGCGCCGAAGGTGTCTACTCGGCCCAGTACGGCTACTCCGGCCAGCACGGTGTCGCCGGCACGATACGCCGCTCCACTGTCGAAGAAGGTGACACGCATCCCCGTAGTTTCATCCGCAACGGGAACAACAGTCACTACTATTACGGCTAG
- the LOC124208597 gene encoding protein eva-1-like isoform X3 — protein MMVSEALWSVRSKRTGGGSSGRRTIRHSGGCLTPWLLLFLLAASSSNADNLALLSGTLRTIQRAACDGETLTLRCPLGTAVSIQLAQYGRPAPGVALCSQQQHPPDPPALASIDGNQLQQQQHNSINETCTLTPQMQHALLQTVVEACMKKRHCKFTTSPGNGKDTTAVVVPASPSCPGQPPKFVEVAYKCRPLEFRSKIICENETIQLKCKRNARIAIYSATFGRVQFQSAQCLQPPGIEDETCEASFSTETVMQMCHGKRRCTLNASSSTFGNPCSPQSHLYLRVVYTCVSRRILKDHYQGELEEDEAPDHQNSFDNEDLMSENSFESEDYAEPVSSATPIPPRHVAAQDDASNYDNANNYRTTDRPFGDQQAKRGGFIENQEKFILYLTLSIAAGILVVLTLLIARMWWQKRRGRREAKSLHSSDPIPAFADDVSDVDNDIDLTSLSLPPPPPLLSELTSLNGTMNSGPVPSAEGVYSAQYGYSGQHGVAGTIRRSTVEEGDTHPRSFIRNGNNSHYYYG, from the exons CTCTGCTGTCGGGCACTTTGCGAACTATTCAGCGGGCGGCCTGCGATGGTGAAACGCTGACGCTTCGATGTCCCTTGGGCACGGCCGTTTCCATCCAACTGGCCCAGTACGGAAGGCCAGCTCCGGGCGTGGCACTCTgctcccaacaacaacacccacCCGATCCGCCCGCTTTGGCCTCCATAGACGGCAATCaattacagcagcagcagcacaattCGATTAACGAAACCTGCACGTTGACTCCTCAGATGCAG CACGCGCTACTCCAAACTGTAGTCGAAGCCTGCATGAAGAAGAGACACTGCAAGTTTACCACGTCGCCGGGCAACGGCAAAGACACGACGGCGGTTGTGGTCCCGGCCTCGCCGTCGTGTCCCGGCCAGCCGCCCAAGTTTGTCGAAGTTGCGTACAAGTGTCGCCCGCTTGAATTTCGTAGCAAAATCATTTGCGAGAACGAGACGATCCAGTTGAAATGCAAAAGGAACGCCCGCATCGCCATCTATTCGGCCACTTTTGGGCGGGTCCAATTTCAAAGCGCCCAGTGCCTCCAGCCGCCCGGAATCGAGGATGAAA CTTGCGAGGCCAGCTTTTCGACCGAGACGGTGATGCAAATGTGTCACGGCAAGCGTAGGTGCACGCTCAACGCTTCTTCGTCGACGTTCGGTAATCCGTGCAGTCCCCAATCTCATCTCTACCTACGTGTCGTCTACACTTGCG TTTCGCGGAGGATATTGAAGGATCACTACCAAGGCGAGCTGGAAGAGGATGAAGCGCCGGACCACCAGAATTCGTTCGATAACGAAGACTTGATGAGTGAGAACTCGTTCGAGTCGGAAGACTACGCCGAGCCCGTCTCGTCTGCCACTCCGATTCCGCCTCGACACGTTGCAGCCCAGGACGACGCCAGTAACTATGACAACGCCAACAACTACCGAACGACTGACCGACCATTCGGCGACCAGCAAGCCAAACGCGGAGGATTTatcg AGAATCAAGAGAAATTCATCTTGTATCTGACGCTGAGCATTGCGGCCGGAATTCTTGTGGTGTTGACGCTGCTGATTGCCCGGATGTGGTGGCAGAAACGGCGCGGAAGGCGGGAAGCCAAATCGCTTCATTCATCTGATCCCATCCCGGCCTTTGCTGACGACGTTAGCGACGTGGATAACGACATTGATTTGACTAGTTTATCGTTgccgcctcctccgccgctCCTCTCCGAACTCACCAGCTTGAACGGAACGATGAATAGCGGGCCGGTGCCCAGCGCCGAAGGTGTCTACTCGGCCCAGTACGGCTACTCCGGCCAGCACGGTGTCGCCGGCACGATACGCCGCTCCACTGTCGAAGAAGGTGACACGCATCCCCGTAGTTTCATCCGCAACGGGAACAACAGTCACTACTATTACGGCTAG
- the LOC124208597 gene encoding protein eva-1-like isoform X2, whose amino-acid sequence MAVIARIRSADDRWPTCFSTITWLLFGLALLMDGNVRLVRSQFIFREDPLALLSGTLRTIQRAACDGETLTLRCPLGTAVSIQLAQYGRPAPGVALCSQQQHPPDPPALASIDGNQLQQQQHNSINETCTLTPQMQHALLQTVVEACMKKRHCKFTTSPGNGKDTTAVVVPASPSCPGQPPKFVEVAYKCRPLEFRSKIICENETIQLKCKRNARIAIYSATFGRVQFQSAQCLQPPGIEDETCEASFSTETVMQMCHGKRRCTLNASSSTFGNPCSPQSHLYLRVVYTCVSRRILKDHYQGELEEDEAPDHQNSFDNEDLMSENSFESEDYAEPVSSATPIPPRHVAAQDDASNYDNANNYRTTDRPFGDQQAKRGGFIGDAGVVVHVDDMLGDIGSDGGRRHQEWPQPSERDHNNGRHDNTQSHPSQQNVFGFITDWITSVSFMKENQEKFILYLTLSIAAGILVVLTLLIARMWWQKRRGRREAKSLHSSDPIPAFADDVSDVDNDIDLTSLSLPPPPPLLSELTSLNGTMNSGPVPSAEGVYSAQYGYSGQHGVAGTIRRSTVEEGDTHPRSFIRNGNNSHYYYG is encoded by the exons ATGGCTGTAATCGCAAGAATTAGGAGCGCAGACGACCGTTGGCCTACCTGCTTTTCTACGATCACCTGGCTCCTCTTTGGGCTCGCCCTGTTGATGGATGGAAACGTCCGACTCGTCAGGAGCCAGTTCATCTTTCGTGAGGACCCACTTG CTCTGCTGTCGGGCACTTTGCGAACTATTCAGCGGGCGGCCTGCGATGGTGAAACGCTGACGCTTCGATGTCCCTTGGGCACGGCCGTTTCCATCCAACTGGCCCAGTACGGAAGGCCAGCTCCGGGCGTGGCACTCTgctcccaacaacaacacccacCCGATCCGCCCGCTTTGGCCTCCATAGACGGCAATCaattacagcagcagcagcacaattCGATTAACGAAACCTGCACGTTGACTCCTCAGATGCAG CACGCGCTACTCCAAACTGTAGTCGAAGCCTGCATGAAGAAGAGACACTGCAAGTTTACCACGTCGCCGGGCAACGGCAAAGACACGACGGCGGTTGTGGTCCCGGCCTCGCCGTCGTGTCCCGGCCAGCCGCCCAAGTTTGTCGAAGTTGCGTACAAGTGTCGCCCGCTTGAATTTCGTAGCAAAATCATTTGCGAGAACGAGACGATCCAGTTGAAATGCAAAAGGAACGCCCGCATCGCCATCTATTCGGCCACTTTTGGGCGGGTCCAATTTCAAAGCGCCCAGTGCCTCCAGCCGCCCGGAATCGAGGATGAAA CTTGCGAGGCCAGCTTTTCGACCGAGACGGTGATGCAAATGTGTCACGGCAAGCGTAGGTGCACGCTCAACGCTTCTTCGTCGACGTTCGGTAATCCGTGCAGTCCCCAATCTCATCTCTACCTACGTGTCGTCTACACTTGCG TTTCGCGGAGGATATTGAAGGATCACTACCAAGGCGAGCTGGAAGAGGATGAAGCGCCGGACCACCAGAATTCGTTCGATAACGAAGACTTGATGAGTGAGAACTCGTTCGAGTCGGAAGACTACGCCGAGCCCGTCTCGTCTGCCACTCCGATTCCGCCTCGACACGTTGCAGCCCAGGACGACGCCAGTAACTATGACAACGCCAACAACTACCGAACGACTGACCGACCATTCGGCGACCAGCAAGCCAAACGCGGAGGATTTatcg GCGATGCCGGCGTCGTCGTCCATGTTGACGACATGTTAGGGGATATCGGAAGTGACGGCGGCCGTCGCCATCAGGAATGGCCCCAACCTTCCGAGCGGGACCACAATAACGGACGACACGACAACACGCAATCCCATCCATCACAGCAGAACGTCTTTGGTTTCATCACAGATTGGATCACCTCTGTGTCTTTTATGAAAG AGAATCAAGAGAAATTCATCTTGTATCTGACGCTGAGCATTGCGGCCGGAATTCTTGTGGTGTTGACGCTGCTGATTGCCCGGATGTGGTGGCAGAAACGGCGCGGAAGGCGGGAAGCCAAATCGCTTCATTCATCTGATCCCATCCCGGCCTTTGCTGACGACGTTAGCGACGTGGATAACGACATTGATTTGACTAGTTTATCGTTgccgcctcctccgccgctCCTCTCCGAACTCACCAGCTTGAACGGAACGATGAATAGCGGGCCGGTGCCCAGCGCCGAAGGTGTCTACTCGGCCCAGTACGGCTACTCCGGCCAGCACGGTGTCGCCGGCACGATACGCCGCTCCACTGTCGAAGAAGGTGACACGCATCCCCGTAGTTTCATCCGCAACGGGAACAACAGTCACTACTATTACGGCTAG
- the LOC124208597 gene encoding protein eva-1-like isoform X4 gives MAVIARIRSADDRWPTCFSTITWLLFGLALLMDGNVRLVRSQFIFREDPLALLSGTLRTIQRAACDGETLTLRCPLGTAVSIQLAQYGRPAPGVALCSQQQHPPDPPALASIDGNQLQQQQHNSINETCTLTPQMQHALLQTVVEACMKKRHCKFTTSPGNGKDTTAVVVPASPSCPGQPPKFVEVAYKCRPLEFRSKIICENETIQLKCKRNARIAIYSATFGRVQFQSAQCLQPPGIEDETCEASFSTETVMQMCHGKRRCTLNASSSTFGNPCSPQSHLYLRVVYTCVSRRILKDHYQGELEEDEAPDHQNSFDNEDLMSENSFESEDYAEPVSSATPIPPRHVAAQDDASNYDNANNYRTTDRPFGDQQAKRGGFIENQEKFILYLTLSIAAGILVVLTLLIARMWWQKRRGRREAKSLHSSDPIPAFADDVSDVDNDIDLTSLSLPPPPPLLSELTSLNGTMNSGPVPSAEGVYSAQYGYSGQHGVAGTIRRSTVEEGDTHPRSFIRNGNNSHYYYG, from the exons ATGGCTGTAATCGCAAGAATTAGGAGCGCAGACGACCGTTGGCCTACCTGCTTTTCTACGATCACCTGGCTCCTCTTTGGGCTCGCCCTGTTGATGGATGGAAACGTCCGACTCGTCAGGAGCCAGTTCATCTTTCGTGAGGACCCACTTG CTCTGCTGTCGGGCACTTTGCGAACTATTCAGCGGGCGGCCTGCGATGGTGAAACGCTGACGCTTCGATGTCCCTTGGGCACGGCCGTTTCCATCCAACTGGCCCAGTACGGAAGGCCAGCTCCGGGCGTGGCACTCTgctcccaacaacaacacccacCCGATCCGCCCGCTTTGGCCTCCATAGACGGCAATCaattacagcagcagcagcacaattCGATTAACGAAACCTGCACGTTGACTCCTCAGATGCAG CACGCGCTACTCCAAACTGTAGTCGAAGCCTGCATGAAGAAGAGACACTGCAAGTTTACCACGTCGCCGGGCAACGGCAAAGACACGACGGCGGTTGTGGTCCCGGCCTCGCCGTCGTGTCCCGGCCAGCCGCCCAAGTTTGTCGAAGTTGCGTACAAGTGTCGCCCGCTTGAATTTCGTAGCAAAATCATTTGCGAGAACGAGACGATCCAGTTGAAATGCAAAAGGAACGCCCGCATCGCCATCTATTCGGCCACTTTTGGGCGGGTCCAATTTCAAAGCGCCCAGTGCCTCCAGCCGCCCGGAATCGAGGATGAAA CTTGCGAGGCCAGCTTTTCGACCGAGACGGTGATGCAAATGTGTCACGGCAAGCGTAGGTGCACGCTCAACGCTTCTTCGTCGACGTTCGGTAATCCGTGCAGTCCCCAATCTCATCTCTACCTACGTGTCGTCTACACTTGCG TTTCGCGGAGGATATTGAAGGATCACTACCAAGGCGAGCTGGAAGAGGATGAAGCGCCGGACCACCAGAATTCGTTCGATAACGAAGACTTGATGAGTGAGAACTCGTTCGAGTCGGAAGACTACGCCGAGCCCGTCTCGTCTGCCACTCCGATTCCGCCTCGACACGTTGCAGCCCAGGACGACGCCAGTAACTATGACAACGCCAACAACTACCGAACGACTGACCGACCATTCGGCGACCAGCAAGCCAAACGCGGAGGATTTatcg AGAATCAAGAGAAATTCATCTTGTATCTGACGCTGAGCATTGCGGCCGGAATTCTTGTGGTGTTGACGCTGCTGATTGCCCGGATGTGGTGGCAGAAACGGCGCGGAAGGCGGGAAGCCAAATCGCTTCATTCATCTGATCCCATCCCGGCCTTTGCTGACGACGTTAGCGACGTGGATAACGACATTGATTTGACTAGTTTATCGTTgccgcctcctccgccgctCCTCTCCGAACTCACCAGCTTGAACGGAACGATGAATAGCGGGCCGGTGCCCAGCGCCGAAGGTGTCTACTCGGCCCAGTACGGCTACTCCGGCCAGCACGGTGTCGCCGGCACGATACGCCGCTCCACTGTCGAAGAAGGTGACACGCATCCCCGTAGTTTCATCCGCAACGGGAACAACAGTCACTACTATTACGGCTAG